A genomic window from Vitis riparia cultivar Riparia Gloire de Montpellier isolate 1030 chromosome 16, EGFV_Vit.rip_1.0, whole genome shotgun sequence includes:
- the LOC117933942 gene encoding transcription factor MYB61-like translates to MARPEEQRLRWTEEEDRMLFECKSRNLDLPWPNIAELAGLSRSGKSCRERWKNHLDPNVKRGNFSQEEDETIIRLHSSHENSWAFIATHLPGRTDNAVKNRWNNHLKNKLIGRSTDHQNIPDPQSSTGDQPHATQLFHLNHNINPHASSSSIPSPVSASQEIVNPWSTSEFAYPEFPGGYLQSDDETIHHAFGGDYFAFEPTQLFHLNYNIDPNPSSSSITTPVSASQEIANPWSSFEFAYPYLPIDRDTIHHSLGENYFEFEPTQLFHLNHNIDPNASSSLIPTPVSTSQDIASPWSSSELAYTEFSGGYLPSDDEIIHHSFRGDYSEFEPTQLFHLNHNIDPKASSSSIPTLVSASQEIVNPWSTFELAYPEFPGGYLQSYDETICHSLEGDYFEFEPTQLFHLNHNIDPNASSRSIPTSVSTSEEIASLGKSMMARPQEQRRPWTSEEDNKLIEFNLKYPDRSWPGTAQLAGLDRTDKSRWERWNNHLKPGINKENFSQEEDDTIIHIQQIPLHRDKWAFMVENHLPGRTANAIKNS, encoded by the exons ATGGCCAGACCAGAGGAGCAGAGACTGCGATGGACCGAAGAAGAAGACCGGATGCTCTTTGAATGTAAAAGCAGAAATTTGGATCTACCTTGGCCAAATATCGCAGAGCTGGCAGGGCTGAGCAGGAGTGGTAAGAGTTGTAGGGAGAGGTGGAAAAACCACCTGGATCCTAATGTTAAGAGAGGGAACTTCTCTCAAGAGGAAGACGAAACCATCATCCGCCTCCATTCAAGTCATGAGAATAG CTGGGCATTTATAGCAACTCATCTTCCAGGGCGAACCGATAATGCTGTCAAGAACCGCTGGAACAACCATTTGAAGAATAAGCTAATTGGGAGAAGTACTGATCATCAGAATATTCCTGACCCACAAAGTAGCACCGGGGATCAGCCACACGCCACACAACtctttcatctcaaccacaataTTAATCCACACGCAAGCTCAAGCTCCATTCCTTCACCGGTCTCAGCCTCACAAGAAATCGTCAACCCTTGGTCCACTTCTGAATTCGCCTACCCAGAATTTCCAGGGGGATATCTTCAGAGTGATGATGAGACTATCCATCACGCTTTCGGGGGAGATTACTTTGCGTTTGAGCCCACACAACTCTTTCATCTCAACTACAATATTGATCCAAACCCAAGCTCAAGCTCAATTACTACACCGGTTTCAGCGTCACAAGAAATCGCCAACCCTTGGTCCAGTTTTGAATTTGCCTACCCATATCTTCCGATTGATCGTGATACTATCCATCACTCTCTCGGTGAAAATTACTTTGAGTTTGAGCCCACACAACtctttcatctcaaccacaataTTGATCCAAACGCAAGCTCAAGCTTGATTCCTACACCGGTTTCAACATCACAAGATATCGCCAGTCCTTGGTCCAGTTCTGAATTAGCCTACACAGAATTTTCAGGGGGATATCTTCCGAGTGATGATGAGATCATCCATCACTCTTTCAGGGGAGATTACTCTGAGTTTGAGCCCACACAACtctttcatctcaaccacaataTTGATCCAAAAGCAAGCTCAAGCTCGATTCCTACACTGGTTTCAGCCTCACAAGAAATCGTCAACCCTTGGTCCACTTTTGAATTAGCCTATCCAGAATTTCCAGGAGGTTATCTTCAGAGTTATGATGAGACTATCTGTCACTCTTTGGAGGGAGATTACTTTGAGTTTGAGCCCACACAACtctttcatctcaaccacaataTTGATCCAAACGCAAGCTCAAGATCGATTCCTACATCGGTTTCAACCTCAGAAGAAATCGCCAGCCTTG GGAAATCCATGATGGCAAGACCACAGGAGCAGAGACGGCCATGGACCTCAGAAGAAGACAATAAGCTCATAGAATTTAACCTCAAATACCCCGATCGATCTTGGCCAGGTACCGCACAGCTGGCAGGGCTGGACAGGACAGATAAAAGTCGTTGGGAGAGGTGGAATAACCATCTGAAGCCTGGTATCAACAAAGAGAACTTTTCCCAAGAGGAAGATGACACCATCATCCACATCCAGCAAATACCGCTTCATAGGGATAA GTGGGCATTTATGGTAGAAAATCATCTTCCAGGGCGAACCGCTAATGCTATCAAGAACAGCTAG